The Bos indicus isolate NIAB-ARS_2022 breed Sahiwal x Tharparkar chromosome X, NIAB-ARS_B.indTharparkar_mat_pri_1.0, whole genome shotgun sequence genome has a window encoding:
- the LOC139181589 gene encoding melanoma-associated antigen B4-like, whose protein sequence is MDYDHMRVTLTPNLEFSETRILMCPSLLSIGQDPCLQSLTTAVMPHGQKSKHCAHEKRQQDRAETQGLHDHATTFGEEETTSFSPPDSESTPSSSSAAGTLKGRQGAQGTTSAAAGAIRKRSGVGGTADSRSGVGAKGQVQEGENSSQASAAAERCHTDLTRDSESLLWYMLFKYMMRELIKRSEMLKVIHRSYREEFPEIFRRDCECMELEFSLVLKEVRPNSHCYTLVSNLDLSDSESMRGNWGLPKNGLLMPLLGVTYLNGHRASEEDIWKFLNMLNIYDGRRHFIFGDTEKLITQDLVQEVYLEYRQVPSSDPPRYEFLWGPKALTQNSKTKVLQILTRVNDSAPDTLQPRYEDSWREEVESSGARAAAGTARPGTFAAARANMSATARPGPPASDSTGNPSSARYGTLASARHGTSA, encoded by the exons ATGGACTACGATCACATGAGGGTCACCCTGACGCCCAACTTGGAATTCTCAGAGACTAGGATCTTGAT GTGCCCCAGTCTCCTGTCTATTGGCCAAGACCCCTGCCTGCAGTCCCTGACCACAGCTGTCATGCCTCATGGGCAGAAGAGTAAGCACTGTGCTCATGAGAAACGTCAACAAGACCGGGCTGAGACCCAGGGTCTTCATGATCATGCTACCACATTTGGGGAAGAAGAAACCACCTCCTTTTCCCCTCCTGATTCAGAGAGCACTCCCTCAAGCTCCTCTGCTGCTGGCACCCTGAAGGGTCGTCAGGGAGCCCAAGGCACCACCAGTGCTGCTGCAGGTGCTATACGCAAAAGATCTGGTGTCGGTGGCACAGCAGACTCGAGATCTGGTGTAGGTGCCAAGGGCCAAGTTCAGGAAGGTGAAAATTCCTCCCAGGCCTCAGCTGCTGCTGAGCGCTGTCACACAGATCTGACCAGGGATTCAGAGAGTTTGCTGTGGTACATGCTGTTTAAGTATATGATGAGGGAGCTCATTAAGAGGTCAGAAATGCTGAAGGTTATCCAcagaagttacagggaagaattcCCTGAGATCTTCAGAAGGGACTGTGAGTGCATGGAGCTGGAGTTTAGCCTGGTGCTGAAGGAAGTCAGGCCCAACAGTCACTGCTATACCCTGGTGAGCAACCTAGATCTCAGCGACAGTGAGTCTATGAGAGGTAACTGGGGGCTGCCGAAGAATGGTCTTCTAATGCCTCTGCTGGGTGTCACCTACCTGAATGGTCACCGCGCCTCTGAGgaggacatctggaagttcctgaatATGTTGAACATCTATGATGGAAGAAGGCACTTCATCTTTGGAGACACCGAGAAGCTCATCACACAAGATCTGGTGCAGGAAGTGTACCTGGAGTACCGCCAGGTGCCCAGCAGCGATCCCCCTCGCTATGAGTTCCTGTGGGGTCCTAAAGCGCTCACACAAAACAGCAAGACAAAAGTCCTGCAGATTTTGACCAGGGTCAATGATTCAGCCCCCGACACCTTACAGCCACGTTATGAGGACTCTTGGAGAGAGGAGGTAGAGAGCTCCGGAGCCAGAGCTGCAGCCGGGACCG ccagacctggcacttttGCTGCAGCTAGGGCTAACATGTCTGCCacggcccggcccggccctccTGCCTCGGACAGTACTGGCAATCCTTCCTCGGCCAGATATGGCACATTGGCCTCGGCCAGACATGGAACATCGGCCTAA